One genomic segment of Tursiops truncatus isolate mTurTru1 chromosome 11, mTurTru1.mat.Y, whole genome shotgun sequence includes these proteins:
- the CERS5 gene encoding ceramide synthase 5 isoform X1: protein MATAVAGALGLLWGWLWSERFWLPQNVSWADLEGPGDGYGYPRARHILSVFPLAAGVFSVRLLFERFIAKPCALHVGIQDSGPYQAQPNAILEKVFISVTKYPDEKRLEGLSKQLDWDVRKIQCWFRHRRNQDKPPTLTKFCESMWRFTFYLCIFCYGVRFLWSSPWFWDTRQCWHSYPYQPLTNGLYYYYIMELAFYWSLMFSQFTDIKRKDFLIMFVHHLATIGLITFSYINNMVRVGTLVMCLHDASDFLLEAAKLANYAKYQRLCDTLFVIFSAIFVVTRLGIYPFWILNTTLFESWEMIGPYPSWWLFNGLLLILQVLHVIWSYLIARIAFKALIRGKVSKDDRSDVESSSEEEDMTSSTKGPCGRSSSNGAGRVNGHMGGSYWLKSKVVGMGTSA from the exons ATGGCGACAGCGGTGGCGGGAGCCCTGGGCCTGCTGTGGGGCTGGCTGTGGAGCGAGCGCTTCTGGCTGCCCCAGAACGTGAGCTGGGCCGACCTCGAGGGGCCAGGCGACGGCTACGGCTATCCGCGGGCCCGGCACATCCTCTCGGTGTTCCCGCTGGCGGCGGGCGTGTTCTCCGTGAGGCTGCTCTTCGAGCG GTTTATTGCCAAACCCTGTGCACTCCATGTTGGCATCCAGGACAGTGGTCCTTATCAGGCCCAACCTAATGCCATCCTTGAAAAGGTGTTCATATCTGTTACCAAG TATCCTGATGAAAAAAGGCTGGAGGGCCTGTCAAAGCAACTGGACTGGGATGTCCGAAAAATCCAATGCTGGTTTCGCCATCGGAGGAATCAGGACAAGCCCCCAACGCTCACTAAATTCTGTGAAAGCAT GTGGagattcactttttatttatgtatattctgCTATGGAGTTAGATTTCTCTGGTCG TCGCCTTGGTTCTGGGACACCCGACAATGCTGGCACAGTTACCCTTATCAG CCTCTCACAAATGGGCTTTATTACTATTATATCATGGAATTGGCTTTCTATTGGTCTCTTATGTTTTCTCAGtttacagacattaaaagaaag GACTTCCTGATCATGTTTGTGCATCACTTGGCCACCATTGGGCTCATTACCTTCTCCTACATCAACAACATGGTTCGAGTGGGAACTCTGGTCATGTGTCTACATGATGCCTCAGACTTCTTGCTGGAG GCAGCCAAGCTGGCCAATTATGCCAAGTATCAGCGTCTCTGTGACACCCTTTTTGTGATCTTCAGTGCTATTTTTGTGGTGACTCGTCTAGGAATCTATCCATTCTG GATTCTGAACACGACCCTCTTTGAGAGTTGGGAGATGATCGGGCCCTATCCGTCCTGGTGGCTCTTCAATGGCCTTCTCCTGATCCTACAGGTTCTGCATGTCATCTGGTCCTACCTAATTGCACGAATTGCTTTCAAAGCCTTGATCCGAGGAAAG GTATCTAAGGATGATCGCAGTGATGTGGAAAGCAGCTcagaagaagaagatatgacCAGTAGCACAAAAGGCCCCTGTGGCCGCAGCTCCAGCAATGGTGCCGGTCGGGTGAATGGTCACATGGGAGGCAGCTACTGGCTGAAGAGTAAGGTGGTTGGTATGGGGACTTCAGCATAG
- the CERS5 gene encoding ceramide synthase 5 isoform X2 gives MATAVAGALGLLWGWLWSERFWLPQNVSWADLEGPGDGYGYPRARHILSVFPLAAGVFSVRLLFERFIAKPCALHVGIQDSGPYQAQPNAILEKVFISVTKYPDEKRLEGLSKQLDWDVRKIQCWFRHRRNQDKPPTLTKFCESMWRFTFYLCIFCYGVRFLWSSPWFWDTRQCWHSYPYQPLTNGLYYYYIMELAFYWSLMFSQFTDIKRKDFLIMFVHHLATIGLITFSYINNMVRVGTLVMCLHDASDFLLEAAKLANYAKYQRLCDTLFVIFSAIFVVTRLGIYPFWILNTTLFESWEMIGPYPSWWLFNGLLLILQVLHVIWSYLIARIAFKALIRGKVTYPGGIRPRLCTLHSFLTSFLFSMPGGSWTVSSLACKCICASGVQ, from the exons ATGGCGACAGCGGTGGCGGGAGCCCTGGGCCTGCTGTGGGGCTGGCTGTGGAGCGAGCGCTTCTGGCTGCCCCAGAACGTGAGCTGGGCCGACCTCGAGGGGCCAGGCGACGGCTACGGCTATCCGCGGGCCCGGCACATCCTCTCGGTGTTCCCGCTGGCGGCGGGCGTGTTCTCCGTGAGGCTGCTCTTCGAGCG GTTTATTGCCAAACCCTGTGCACTCCATGTTGGCATCCAGGACAGTGGTCCTTATCAGGCCCAACCTAATGCCATCCTTGAAAAGGTGTTCATATCTGTTACCAAG TATCCTGATGAAAAAAGGCTGGAGGGCCTGTCAAAGCAACTGGACTGGGATGTCCGAAAAATCCAATGCTGGTTTCGCCATCGGAGGAATCAGGACAAGCCCCCAACGCTCACTAAATTCTGTGAAAGCAT GTGGagattcactttttatttatgtatattctgCTATGGAGTTAGATTTCTCTGGTCG TCGCCTTGGTTCTGGGACACCCGACAATGCTGGCACAGTTACCCTTATCAG CCTCTCACAAATGGGCTTTATTACTATTATATCATGGAATTGGCTTTCTATTGGTCTCTTATGTTTTCTCAGtttacagacattaaaagaaag GACTTCCTGATCATGTTTGTGCATCACTTGGCCACCATTGGGCTCATTACCTTCTCCTACATCAACAACATGGTTCGAGTGGGAACTCTGGTCATGTGTCTACATGATGCCTCAGACTTCTTGCTGGAG GCAGCCAAGCTGGCCAATTATGCCAAGTATCAGCGTCTCTGTGACACCCTTTTTGTGATCTTCAGTGCTATTTTTGTGGTGACTCGTCTAGGAATCTATCCATTCTG GATTCTGAACACGACCCTCTTTGAGAGTTGGGAGATGATCGGGCCCTATCCGTCCTGGTGGCTCTTCAATGGCCTTCTCCTGATCCTACAGGTTCTGCATGTCATCTGGTCCTACCTAATTGCACGAATTGCTTTCAAAGCCTTGATCCGAGGAAAG GTGACCTATCCAGGAGGGATTAGACCCAGACTCTGTACTCTCCACTCTTTTCtcacctccttccttttttctatgCCTGGTGGGAGCTGGACAGTTTCATCTCTTGCATGTAAGTGTATCTGTGCTTCTGGTGTTCAGTGA